From Chryseobacterium sp. H1D6B, a single genomic window includes:
- a CDS encoding thiopeptide-type bacteriocin biosynthesis protein produces MTAGKFIPGREWLYLKVYTGVKTSDIILEESVAPLVQYLHNNNYIIKWFFIRYNDPRNHLRLRFELKDKGDYAIVLDAVSNALNPFIDSGEIADVISDTYEREIERYGQNTIVDAENLFCSNSLFTLQCLHYDEEKIMTTLYYIDQILDSLKLSVEEKTAWVKEYNDAFKKEFNADKNLNSQLDRKYRMFKIKYLDFIESEDYSLYRNEIIFTVKESGIILQNIIQNSTVSLPDFFQSIFHMDINRMFISNQRVFEMIIYDYLYRYYKAIAFQKY; encoded by the coding sequence ATGACAGCAGGAAAATTTATTCCCGGAAGAGAATGGCTATATCTAAAAGTTTATACAGGAGTGAAAACTTCAGATATTATATTGGAAGAATCAGTGGCGCCTTTAGTTCAATATCTTCACAACAATAATTACATTATAAAATGGTTTTTCATTAGGTATAATGATCCTAGAAATCATTTAAGACTGCGGTTTGAGCTGAAAGATAAAGGAGATTACGCCATTGTTCTTGATGCTGTTTCCAATGCTTTGAACCCTTTTATTGATTCTGGAGAAATTGCAGATGTTATATCAGATACTTATGAAAGGGAAATTGAAAGATATGGGCAGAATACAATAGTAGATGCTGAAAATTTGTTCTGTTCAAACAGCTTGTTTACGCTGCAGTGTCTCCATTATGATGAAGAAAAAATAATGACCACACTTTATTATATCGATCAAATATTAGATTCTTTAAAACTCTCAGTGGAAGAAAAGACGGCCTGGGTTAAAGAATATAATGATGCTTTTAAAAAAGAATTCAATGCAGATAAAAATCTGAACAGTCAGTTAGACCGGAAATACAGGATGTTTAAAATAAAATACTTGGATTTTATTGAGTCTGAAGATTACTCTTTGTATAGAAACGAAATCATTTTTACTGTCAAAGAAAGCGGGATTATATTACAGAATATCATTCAAAATAGCACTGTTTCTCTACCGGATTTTTTCCAGAGTATTTTTCATATGGATATTAATAGAATGTTTATTTCTAACCAAAGAGTATTTGAAATGATAATCTATGATTATTTATACAGGTATTATAAAGCTATTGCTTTTCAAAAGTATTAA
- a CDS encoding CocE/NonD family hydrolase, translating into MKKFCIIYFILCLNFIFSQKISLKEIGGNLKTESLVKYLAKELAVKYKEKDIAAYYDNMFRINMINENYDVSLSQLDSVRNVYKKSNPGAASAMGSQFEIYINTVKRTRDNKIFDKIYEEEFRKKYEKLPLESQMILPQYFDTSAVNFDKEINEMVRESAGKESIDIVDALKICRKYNSYNVAKKSFGLALPLLKKLEKEIFTVYDSIKINTKDNGIVTLSVVLNNKKKGKQSTILINTIYSGADNLNTAKEFAANGYAAVILNTRGKYLSPDNIEPFEHEADDIYDAIDWITRQTWSNGRVGMIGGSYLGFSQWAATKKMHPGLKTIIPQAAVGIGTMDYPMTNNVFMSYSLRWLNYVMNNKMTDDAGFEDTKNWNSVYKKWYESGRSFRKLDSISGKPNAVFQRWLDHPSYDAFWKKMIPYKKEFSKIDIPVLTTTGYYDADKLGALYYFREHYKYNKNASHYLIIGPYDHSGAQGYIKGEFRGYTIDPAAKINLNKIWLEWFDYILEQKDKPLFLKDKVNYQVMGTDQWKNAASIDIFDHNKSRFYIGNNEKSLYLSEIKLDKNKFAALKVNLADRTDADEMLNQKNNIVDNVLYSKNNLIFSSGILDKSFEFSGNFSGALSLSVNKKDVDLYINLFELMPDGRYFLISNYIARASYAKDNEKRNLLPENKKIAIPINNNDFVSRKMEKGSRLVLMIGVIKTPFWQINYGSGKDVSSETIADAKEPMEVHFYNDSYIDIPLIQK; encoded by the coding sequence ATGAAAAAATTCTGTATCATATATTTTATCTTATGTCTAAATTTTATTTTCTCACAAAAAATAAGCTTAAAAGAAATTGGAGGAAATTTAAAAACCGAAAGTCTTGTTAAATATTTAGCAAAAGAACTTGCTGTAAAATATAAAGAAAAAGATATTGCTGCTTACTATGATAATATGTTCAGAATAAATATGATTAATGAGAACTATGATGTTTCTCTTTCTCAGCTTGATTCTGTAAGAAATGTTTACAAGAAAAGCAATCCAGGCGCAGCCAGCGCAATGGGAAGCCAATTTGAAATTTATATTAATACTGTTAAAAGAACAAGAGACAATAAGATATTTGATAAAATATATGAAGAAGAATTTAGAAAGAAATATGAAAAATTACCTTTAGAATCACAAATGATTCTCCCGCAGTATTTTGATACAAGTGCAGTTAATTTTGATAAAGAAATCAATGAAATGGTCAGAGAATCTGCCGGTAAGGAGAGCATTGATATTGTAGATGCACTCAAGATTTGCAGAAAGTATAATTCATATAATGTTGCGAAAAAGAGTTTTGGTCTTGCCCTGCCCTTACTTAAGAAATTAGAAAAGGAAATTTTCACGGTATATGACAGTATAAAGATCAATACAAAAGATAATGGTATTGTGACATTAAGTGTAGTGCTGAATAATAAGAAAAAAGGAAAACAAAGTACAATTCTAATCAATACAATATATTCTGGTGCAGACAATCTTAATACAGCAAAAGAATTTGCGGCCAATGGATACGCAGCAGTTATTTTAAATACGAGGGGTAAATATTTAAGTCCGGATAATATTGAACCTTTTGAACATGAAGCAGATGATATATATGACGCCATAGATTGGATAACCAGACAAACATGGAGTAATGGCAGAGTGGGAATGATAGGAGGGAGTTATTTAGGTTTCAGCCAGTGGGCTGCCACAAAAAAGATGCATCCTGGTTTAAAAACAATAATCCCTCAAGCTGCTGTAGGTATTGGTACCATGGATTATCCTATGACTAATAATGTATTTATGTCTTACAGTCTGCGCTGGCTGAATTATGTGATGAATAATAAAATGACCGATGATGCCGGTTTTGAAGATACAAAGAATTGGAATTCTGTATACAAAAAATGGTACGAAAGCGGAAGATCATTCAGGAAACTTGATTCTATAAGTGGTAAGCCGAATGCTGTTTTTCAAAGATGGCTGGATCATCCAAGTTATGATGCATTTTGGAAAAAAATGATTCCTTATAAAAAGGAGTTTTCTAAAATTGATATCCCTGTTTTAACGACCACGGGATATTATGATGCAGATAAGCTGGGAGCGCTATATTACTTTAGGGAACATTATAAGTATAATAAAAATGCATCACATTATCTAATTATTGGCCCGTATGACCACTCAGGAGCACAGGGGTATATAAAGGGGGAATTTAGAGGATATACAATTGATCCCGCCGCAAAAATAAATTTGAACAAAATCTGGCTGGAATGGTTTGATTATATACTGGAACAAAAAGATAAACCATTATTTTTAAAAGATAAAGTAAATTATCAGGTGATGGGAACAGATCAATGGAAAAATGCAGCATCTATTGATATTTTTGATCATAATAAATCTAGATTTTATATTGGAAACAATGAAAAGTCGCTGTATTTATCGGAGATTAAGCTGGATAAAAATAAATTTGCAGCCTTAAAAGTGAATCTTGCTGACAGAACAGATGCGGATGAGATGCTCAATCAGAAAAATAATATTGTTGATAATGTATTGTATAGTAAAAATAATCTGATATTTTCCAGCGGCATCCTTGATAAATCTTTTGAATTTTCCGGTAATTTTTCCGGTGCCCTTAGTCTTTCAGTGAATAAAAAAGATGTAGACCTTTATATTAATTTATTTGAACTAATGCCGGACGGCAGGTATTTTTTAATATCAAATTATATTGCCAGAGCCAGTTATGCAAAAGACAATGAAAAAAGAAATTTACTTCCTGAAAATAAAAAAATAGCAATTCCTATAAATAATAATGATTTTGTAAGCAGAAAAATGGAAAAAGGCAGCCGGTTAGTTCTAATGATCGGTGTTATCAAAACTCCTTTCTGGCAGATCAATTATGGATCAGGGAAAGATGTAAGCAGCGAAACTATTGCAGATGCAAAAGAACCCATGGAGGTTCATTTTTATAATGACAGCTACATAGACATTCCTCTTATACAGAAATAA
- a CDS encoding lantibiotic dehydratase family protein — translation MAKFPYQFFDKYIVRTPLFSYQNFKEKMDNNEISDQALKEMYSDPIFKEAVYLASPDLHEELDQWLYSEKQASEKKYQKLKNSLLKYYSRMSTRCTPFGLFAGVGLGEFENEKRDEFFSLEKTRDTKLDMYFLVALSKDLLKVQYIRNQVLFFPNNSIYKVGNKIRYIEYEYSDGKRDYIVSSAPLSKELELILNFSKEGKTYEQIKNLLVNDEITVKDAEEFLDELIDNQVLISELEPNVSGSDFLAIIISVLSRIGAGNESDILTAVQKKLRSLDLNIGNSVSLYSEIEDLIQSLNIQYERQYLFQTDLYFEKRFDLSRSWKKEIKYAVSFLNKISFLNKETYLEKFKKSFYERFESKEVPLAYALDVEIGIGYRQDVVVKGMHPYLQDLTPSFSKEKQILKIQLDPVQLILNEKLQDALLENAYSIELADDDFKDFNEIWEDLPDTLSLITEIVSENHHEKLIVESGGGSSAANLLARFCSERSEIKQTVRHITEKEEELNPDFILAEVIHLPETRTGNVIRRPTLRKYEIPYLAQSVLPIENQIPIEDLYISLKNNRIILRSKKLNREIKPYLTNAHNYTADSLPVYHFLCDLHSQDVRTGLYLNWGSLKSIYNFLPRVEYKDIILSRAQWKVTEKELKRVLLLINEKEQLFLELAAWRNKRQIPQWIQWVRSDNKLIVNLENYDLVKMFIDAVKNNKSIQIEEFLYHENDDFSHQFIFSMHKTYK, via the coding sequence ATGGCCAAGTTTCCTTATCAGTTTTTCGATAAATACATCGTCAGGACTCCTTTGTTTTCTTATCAAAACTTTAAAGAAAAAATGGATAATAATGAGATTTCAGATCAAGCATTAAAAGAGATGTATTCCGATCCTATTTTTAAAGAAGCGGTGTATCTTGCATCTCCTGATCTACATGAAGAACTTGATCAGTGGTTGTATTCAGAGAAACAAGCTTCTGAAAAGAAATATCAAAAACTAAAAAATTCCTTATTAAAATATTACAGCCGCATGAGTACCCGATGCACGCCGTTCGGTTTATTTGCGGGGGTAGGGCTGGGGGAATTTGAAAATGAGAAGAGAGATGAATTTTTCAGCCTTGAAAAGACAAGGGATACGAAACTGGATATGTATTTTCTGGTAGCATTATCAAAAGATCTTCTAAAGGTTCAGTACATAAGAAATCAGGTATTGTTTTTTCCCAACAACAGTATTTATAAAGTGGGTAACAAGATCCGCTATATTGAATATGAATATTCTGATGGAAAAAGAGACTATATTGTTTCATCTGCACCCCTGTCAAAAGAACTGGAATTAATATTAAACTTTAGTAAAGAAGGAAAAACTTATGAACAGATTAAAAATCTCCTTGTTAATGATGAAATAACAGTAAAGGATGCAGAAGAATTTCTGGATGAGCTGATCGATAACCAAGTCTTGATCAGCGAACTTGAACCGAATGTTTCAGGGAGTGACTTTTTAGCGATCATTATTTCAGTTTTGAGCAGAATAGGAGCTGGAAATGAATCTGATATTTTAACTGCTGTTCAAAAAAAACTGCGGAGCTTAGACCTTAATATTGGAAATTCAGTTTCGCTGTATTCTGAAATCGAAGACTTAATACAATCCTTAAATATACAATATGAAAGACAGTATCTCTTTCAAACGGATTTGTATTTTGAAAAAAGGTTCGATTTAAGCAGAAGCTGGAAAAAAGAGATTAAATACGCAGTGAGTTTTTTAAACAAAATTTCTTTCCTCAACAAGGAAACTTACCTTGAGAAATTTAAAAAATCCTTTTATGAAAGGTTTGAATCAAAAGAAGTTCCTCTGGCTTATGCGCTAGATGTAGAAATAGGAATCGGCTACAGACAGGATGTTGTGGTGAAAGGTATGCACCCATATCTGCAAGATCTAACACCTTCTTTTAGTAAAGAAAAACAAATTTTAAAAATACAATTAGATCCGGTACAGCTGATATTAAATGAAAAATTACAAGATGCACTCTTAGAAAACGCATATAGTATTGAATTGGCGGATGATGATTTTAAAGATTTTAATGAGATCTGGGAAGATCTGCCGGATACATTGTCATTGATTACAGAGATTGTTTCAGAGAACCATCATGAAAAATTGATTGTCGAGAGTGGAGGAGGAAGCAGTGCCGCTAATCTTCTGGCCAGATTTTGTTCAGAGAGATCAGAAATAAAACAGACCGTAAGGCATATTACGGAAAAAGAAGAAGAACTAAATCCTGACTTTATATTAGCTGAAGTGATTCACCTGCCTGAAACAAGAACAGGAAATGTAATTAGAAGGCCTACATTAAGAAAATATGAAATTCCGTATTTAGCCCAATCTGTTTTGCCGATTGAAAATCAAATACCGATTGAAGACCTGTATATTTCTTTAAAAAATAACAGGATCATACTGCGTTCTAAAAAATTAAATAGAGAAATCAAGCCCTATTTGACCAATGCCCATAATTACACAGCAGACTCTCTGCCTGTGTACCATTTTCTTTGTGATCTGCATTCACAGGATGTAAGAACTGGATTGTATCTTAATTGGGGTAGTTTAAAAAGTATTTATAATTTTTTACCAAGAGTAGAATATAAAGATATCATCCTTTCAAGAGCTCAATGGAAAGTAACAGAAAAGGAATTAAAAAGGGTTTTGTTATTAATCAATGAGAAAGAACAGCTTTTTCTTGAATTAGCAGCATGGAGAAATAAAAGGCAGATCCCTCAATGGATACAATGGGTAAGGTCTGATAATAAACTTATTGTAAATTTAGAAAACTATGACCTTGTGAAAATGTTTATAGATGCTGTGAAAAATAATAAGTCAATTCAGATCGAAGAATTTCTTTATCATGAGAACGATGATTTTTCCCATCAATTTATTTTCTCTATGCATAAAACCTATAAGTAA
- a CDS encoding GtrA family protein — protein MRELILRQKQVLFFIIAGGLSAIVEIGSFKIFSTHLPQIISREQNFYGIHYPLSNILSTSCGIITNYFLSIWFVFERGKHSKRKEFAYFMVVSFISTLLSLGFFQIFYSFIFKDNINLIFYTLSPEITSKIAAILLVSILNYSIKKKVIFNG, from the coding sequence ATGAGAGAATTAATACTACGCCAGAAACAGGTCCTTTTTTTTATTATCGCAGGAGGATTAAGTGCCATTGTAGAAATCGGAAGTTTTAAAATATTCAGTACCCACCTTCCCCAGATTATCTCTCGAGAACAGAATTTCTATGGGATCCATTATCCACTCAGTAATATCCTTTCCACCAGCTGTGGTATCATTACGAATTATTTCCTGAGTATCTGGTTCGTTTTTGAAAGAGGAAAACACTCTAAAAGAAAAGAATTCGCTTACTTTATGGTCGTTTCTTTTATTTCAACACTGCTCAGTCTTGGTTTCTTCCAGATATTCTACAGCTTTATTTTTAAGGACAATATCAATTTAATTTTTTATACCTTGAGTCCAGAAATAACGAGTAAGATTGCAGCAATTTTATTGGTATCGATTCTTAATTATTCGATTAAGAAAAAAGTAATTTTTAATGGTTGA
- a CDS encoding lysophospholipid acyltransferase family protein — protein MVKVLNYLWRFWLVILAFFLTIIFGIPVYLLSFNKKHYKYSYQFIRFWCYGMFYGMGLRYELINLTDKKIDKNRQYVVISNHTSIMDIMLPCILFPHHPLCYVGKKELVKIPIFGTIYKRICVMVDRGSARSRADVYRRCAEKMEEGNSIVIFPEGGVPDDTSIILDEFKDGPFTLSYKHKSPIAVFTFVGLKEMFPFDNSKGYPGKVKIYFNDIIEPLDSPKEMKNKAFEEIKKTLSDHT, from the coding sequence GTGGTAAAGGTTTTAAATTATCTCTGGCGGTTCTGGCTTGTAATATTAGCCTTTTTCTTAACAATTATTTTCGGTATTCCTGTCTATCTTCTGTCTTTTAATAAAAAGCATTATAAGTATTCCTATCAGTTTATCAGATTTTGGTGCTATGGAATGTTTTACGGAATGGGCCTCCGCTATGAACTCATTAATCTTACTGATAAAAAAATAGATAAGAACAGACAGTATGTTGTTATTTCCAATCATACTTCTATTATGGATATTATGCTTCCCTGCATTTTATTTCCCCACCATCCGCTTTGTTATGTTGGAAAAAAGGAACTTGTAAAGATTCCTATTTTCGGTACCATCTATAAAAGGATCTGCGTAATGGTAGACAGAGGCAGTGCCAGAAGCCGTGCTGATGTCTACAGAAGATGTGCAGAAAAAATGGAAGAAGGCAACAGTATTGTTATATTCCCTGAAGGCGGTGTTCCGGATGATACGTCTATTATCCTTGATGAATTTAAGGACGGCCCTTTTACTTTATCTTACAAACACAAATCTCCAATTGCCGTATTTACTTTCGTAGGATTAAAGGAAATGTTCCCTTTTGACAATTCCAAAGGATATCCCGGAAAAGTAAAGATATATTTCAATGATATCATAGAACCGTTGGATTCTCCAAAAGAAATGAAGAACAAAGCCTTCGAAGAGATAAAAAAAACTTTGTCTGATCATACATAA
- a CDS encoding DUF3810 domain-containing protein — translation MISFFEGFFEIQKKGHQLLFSWIPFSFGDVLYVLLGIFLLYIIINCFKQKSRNTSLKQLLVLFNLFYFIYQVFWGMLYFQTPIIEKLPKGEVTLHQRKKLALRYLEKCKATRKLVNQDTKGIFIITDLKSIQKEILLQQEKLPKYISDKKSTQINDFKPSLFKNVMSFTGILGYYNPFTAEAQYNSELPSTFLPFTSAHESSHQLGFAREQEANFIGYLIGVNSKNTALRYSTEYFTLKSLLNSIIEEDPAFVKTALNNYSQEMKRDRRYERSFIYSHQGWLDDFFGFTNNLFLKSNQQEGAVTYSYFIDLLVHYEK, via the coding sequence ATGATTTCCTTTTTTGAAGGATTTTTTGAGATTCAGAAAAAGGGACATCAGCTGCTTTTTTCATGGATCCCATTTTCATTTGGAGATGTTCTTTACGTGCTTTTAGGGATTTTTCTTCTCTATATCATTATTAATTGTTTTAAACAGAAAAGCCGCAATACAAGCCTGAAACAATTATTGGTTTTATTTAATCTCTTTTACTTTATCTATCAGGTATTTTGGGGAATGCTTTATTTTCAGACACCGATTATTGAGAAACTCCCGAAAGGAGAAGTGACTTTACATCAGAGAAAAAAACTGGCTTTAAGATATCTGGAAAAATGTAAAGCAACCAGAAAATTAGTGAATCAGGACACGAAAGGTATTTTCATCATAACAGATTTAAAGTCTATTCAAAAAGAGATTCTTTTACAGCAGGAGAAACTTCCAAAATACATTTCGGATAAGAAAAGCACCCAGATTAATGATTTTAAACCCAGCCTCTTCAAAAATGTGATGAGCTTTACAGGCATTTTAGGGTATTACAATCCTTTTACCGCAGAAGCTCAATACAATTCCGAGCTACCTTCTACTTTCCTGCCTTTTACATCGGCTCATGAAAGTTCACACCAGCTCGGTTTTGCCAGAGAGCAGGAAGCCAACTTTATCGGCTATTTAATTGGAGTTAATTCCAAGAACACTGCACTAAGATACAGCACAGAGTATTTCACCTTAAAAAGCCTTTTAAATTCAATTATTGAAGAAGATCCTGCCTTCGTTAAAACTGCTTTGAATAATTACTCTCAAGAAATGAAACGAGACAGACGCTACGAAAGGAGTTTTATTTATAGCCATCAGGGATGGCTGGATGATTTTTTTGGATTTACCAACAATCTATTTCTTAAGAGCAACCAGCAGGAAGGAGCGGTTACCTATTCTTATTTCATCGATCTGCTGGTACACTACGAAAAATAA
- a CDS encoding BadF/BadG/BcrA/BcrD ATPase family protein — MVAIVDGGSTKCDWVILDDFKKVFMKTETIGFNPNNIAAELIVPEIEKNINLGAVKNSITKVFFYGSGCGIPENRATIERELQKFFIKAEITAQEDLTAAAYAAYNGKPAVICILGTGSNSCYFDGVNLKIKLPSLGFLMGDEGSGSSIGKQLVRRYFMQKLPEDLHNEFEETYHLTIEDALKNMYHTARPNAYLADFNKFVVERKEHPYFQKMVFEEMKNFFDYQVLPYEESKDAEINFIGSIAYYYEEILRSAGAELNLNIGNVVQKPIESLVDYHIKYIL; from the coding sequence ATGGTTGCTATTGTTGATGGCGGTTCTACCAAATGTGATTGGGTGATTTTGGATGATTTCAAAAAAGTCTTTATGAAAACTGAAACCATCGGCTTTAATCCTAATAATATTGCAGCGGAACTTATCGTACCTGAAATTGAGAAAAACATCAATCTCGGCGCCGTTAAAAATTCAATAACCAAAGTCTTTTTTTACGGTTCCGGATGTGGAATACCAGAGAACCGGGCTACCATAGAAAGAGAACTTCAAAAATTTTTCATAAAAGCAGAAATAACTGCCCAGGAAGATCTTACAGCCGCCGCTTATGCCGCTTATAACGGAAAGCCGGCTGTCATCTGTATATTAGGAACAGGATCTAATTCATGCTATTTCGATGGGGTGAACTTAAAAATAAAACTGCCTTCATTAGGTTTCCTTATGGGAGACGAAGGAAGCGGAAGCTCAATCGGGAAACAGCTTGTCCGCAGATATTTTATGCAGAAACTTCCGGAAGATCTCCACAATGAATTTGAAGAAACTTATCATTTAACGATAGAAGATGCATTGAAAAATATGTATCATACCGCAAGACCGAATGCTTATCTGGCAGATTTCAATAAATTTGTAGTAGAAAGAAAGGAACACCCTTACTTTCAGAAAATGGTTTTTGAAGAAATGAAAAACTTCTTCGATTACCAGGTACTGCCTTATGAAGAGTCTAAAGATGCTGAAATTAATTTCATCGGCTCTATTGCCTACTATTATGAAGAAATTCTCCGTTCTGCAGGTGCAGAACTCAATTTAAATATTGGTAACGTCGTACAAAAACCTATTGAAAGTTTAGTCGATTACCATATTAAATATATACTTTAA
- a CDS encoding MFS transporter, which yields MDSNQQQTKWSQFLSLIVVFFFWGFVAASNDILIPVFKKWFVLSQVQSQLVAWAFYVAYFVGSVIFFIISLKSDILQKFGYKKTLAVGLVLSALGAFLFVPAASAASFGFFLAALFIVGLGFSVQQIVANPLAIKMGSPQTGAHRLTLAGGINSLGTTIGPILVGIALFGMGNKEESAPKNENLTKIEIVKNEYQTHKDELSKNVIELKKDNQDDPAKVQEVITTVEKNIADLDTQIVSINQNSSADNSQIEAYSAKLGEIKQKSTNITYPIGFVKDNLKLVKTPFIVLGIAFILVAVFMLFSKIEDPAKEEEAQILESSDKFSIFKYPQLYLGMLAIFIYVGVEVSIVSNLPALLHTKEFGGVLEHNIAPFVSLYWGSLMIGRWNGGINVFNISKTTNMILKFVVPFIAFGIIIFANELSGKDVSSFYIYSLWILAFIIMSFIGGKNAGKSLMIFGVAGVAMMFLGLVYPDKELAKYFFISGGLFCSIMWPSIFDLAIAGLGKNTGKASSFLVMMILGGGIIPLVQGWICDFDKASPGGIMGITWTHFSYVIPILCFVYLAFYGFITPKILKKQGIEMGETKSSGH from the coding sequence ATGGACTCAAACCAGCAACAGACCAAGTGGTCTCAATTCTTATCCTTAATTGTAGTCTTCTTTTTTTGGGGATTTGTCGCCGCAAGTAATGATATTCTAATTCCCGTTTTCAAGAAATGGTTTGTGCTTTCACAAGTTCAGAGTCAGCTTGTGGCATGGGCATTTTATGTAGCCTATTTTGTAGGATCGGTGATATTTTTTATCATTTCTCTTAAAAGCGATATTCTTCAGAAATTCGGATATAAGAAAACTCTTGCAGTAGGATTAGTATTATCTGCCTTAGGAGCATTCCTTTTCGTACCCGCTGCTTCTGCGGCGAGTTTTGGATTTTTCTTAGCTGCATTATTTATTGTAGGATTAGGATTTTCGGTACAGCAGATCGTTGCCAACCCGCTTGCCATCAAAATGGGAAGTCCACAGACAGGAGCCCACCGCTTAACTTTAGCTGGAGGGATTAACTCTTTAGGAACTACTATTGGACCAATCCTTGTAGGAATCGCTCTGTTCGGAATGGGAAACAAGGAGGAATCAGCTCCAAAAAATGAAAACCTGACAAAAATAGAGATTGTCAAAAATGAGTATCAGACTCACAAAGACGAGCTTAGTAAAAATGTTATAGAATTAAAAAAAGATAACCAGGACGATCCTGCTAAAGTACAGGAAGTAATCACTACTGTAGAAAAAAACATTGCTGATCTAGATACCCAGATCGTATCGATTAATCAAAATTCTTCAGCTGACAACTCACAAATCGAGGCTTATTCTGCAAAGCTTGGTGAGATCAAACAAAAATCTACAAACATCACTTATCCAATAGGATTTGTAAAAGATAATTTAAAGCTGGTAAAAACACCATTTATTGTTCTTGGTATAGCTTTTATATTAGTTGCCGTATTTATGCTGTTTTCAAAAATCGAAGATCCTGCTAAAGAAGAGGAAGCTCAGATTTTAGAGTCATCCGATAAATTCAGTATTTTTAAATATCCACAGCTTTATTTGGGGATGCTTGCCATCTTCATTTATGTAGGGGTAGAAGTTTCTATTGTAAGTAACCTTCCCGCATTATTACATACTAAAGAATTCGGAGGCGTTTTAGAGCACAATATAGCTCCGTTTGTCTCATTGTATTGGGGAAGTTTAATGATTGGAAGATGGAACGGAGGTATCAACGTATTCAACATCTCTAAGACCACCAATATGATTCTGAAATTCGTTGTTCCTTTTATTGCATTCGGAATTATCATTTTCGCCAATGAACTAAGCGGCAAAGATGTTTCTTCTTTCTATATCTATTCTCTATGGATTCTTGCTTTTATCATCATGAGTTTTATCGGCGGGAAAAACGCGGGGAAAAGTTTAATGATTTTCGGTGTAGCTGGTGTAGCGATGATGTTTTTAGGATTAGTTTATCCTGATAAAGAGCTGGCAAAATACTTCTTTATTTCTGGCGGTTTATTCTGTTCTATTATGTGGCCGTCTATTTTCGACCTTGCTATTGCAGGACTTGGAAAAAACACAGGAAAAGCTTCATCATTTTTAGTAATGATGATTTTAGGAGGAGGAATTATTCCTTTAGTTCAGGGGTGGATCTGCGATTTTGACAAAGCAAGCCCGGGAGGAATTATGGGTATTACATGGACTCATTTTTCTTATGTAATTCCTATTCTATGTTTTGTTTATCTTGCTTTTTACGGATTTATCACCCCTAAAATCCTTAAAAAACAGGGAATTGAAATGGGAGAAACAAAATCAAGTGGACATTAA